One region of Solanum pennellii chromosome 6, SPENNV200 genomic DNA includes:
- the LOC107022634 gene encoding dof zinc finger protein DOF2.1-like has product MDMDSSNAQNYHQEMSSQTLESMLACTKPQQEKKPRPQDEVQKCPRCDSSNTKFCYYNNYSLTQPRYFCKSCRRYWTKGGTLRNVPVGGGCRKKQRSSSKRSSPDNQSLMTTTTCPNNQISPLTQFSYDPNDLSLAFSRLQNQESGQLVCPELQRTVRTESIFPDSLYLTNFGNSVRHDVFENRDMCTSSAEAFSRAGFLDTLRDGLLDASNGFLHHNLYYYGSNGNNGNNMGHVESASGEMITNFDQEVRSGITTSIALKEEIMCSDNKILLGYPWQINGDGNVADFEYSNRQNWNGLGVPSGHGLLNSPLM; this is encoded by the exons ATGGATATGGATTCTTCTAATGCACAAAATTATCACCAG GAAATGTCTTCACAAACACTAGAAAGCATGTTGGCATGCACAAAGCCACAGCAAGAAAAGAAACCAAGGCCTCAAGATGAAGTACAAAAATGTCCTAGATGTGATTCTTCTAACACCAAATTTTGCTACTACAACAATTATAGTCTCACTCAGCCTAGGTACTTTTGCAAATCATGTAGAAGGTATTGGACAAAAGGAGGTACATTAAGAAATGTTCCAGTAGGAGGAGGTTGTAGGAAGAAACAAAGATCATCATCAAAGAGGTCAAGTCCAGATAATCAATCCTTGATGACCACCACTACTTGTCCTAATAATCAAATATCACCTCTTACACAATTTTCTTATGATCCCAATGACCTTAGTCTAGCATTTTCTAGGCTCCAAAACCAAGAAAGTGGACAATTAGTGTGTCCTGAGTTGCAGAGAACGGTTCGAACTGAGTCAATCTTTCCTGATTCGCTTTATCTAACTAATTTTGGGAATAGTGTCCGTCATGATGTTTTTGAAAATCGTGACATGTGCACCTCTTCTGCAGAAGCTTTTTCTCGTGCTGGCTTTCTTGATACACTTAGGGATGGATTACTTGATGCATCAAATGGCTTCTTGCACCATAACTTGTACTACTATGGTTCAAATGGTAATAATGGGAACAATATGGGACATGTTGAAAGTGCAAGTGGAGAAATGATAACAAATTTTGATCAAGAAGTGAGAAGTGGTATCACTACATCCATTGCATTGAAAGAAGAGATCATGTGTAGTGACAATAAAATCTTGTTGGGATATCCATGGCAGATTAATGGAGAtggaaatgtggctgattttgAGTACTCAAACAGGCAAAATTGGAATGGTTTAGGGGTTCCTTCTGGGCATGGACTTCTCAATAGTCCTCTCATGTAG